A single genomic interval of Agelaius phoeniceus isolate bAgePho1 chromosome 31, bAgePho1.hap1, whole genome shotgun sequence harbors:
- the LOC143691871 gene encoding LOW QUALITY PROTEIN: Fc receptor-like protein 4 (The sequence of the model RefSeq protein was modified relative to this genomic sequence to represent the inferred CDS: inserted 1 base in 1 codon; deleted 1 base in 1 codon): MAGKVALLLWAQTLGLAGAQTTQLLVEPPWRPAVLWDRVTLTCQGSGTAGATTWYKDGQRWGQQGRDRLSVTRSGTYTCGRPGTRRSPPVTILDDPLVLQVPARALLEGDTVTLRCRGRQENHLSRVRFYQDEKELRGSLRGTEMSLSPLQLHHSGRYSCAGLVGSWQSRSAPVTVTVHGVPPSGVSLSAQPPGAQVALGDSLVLNCSVTMGTGPLSFSWHREGSGALPGTSPHLELRHVGDNDSGQYRCRVSDGDSVAESDPLNVTVLVPVANATITPSPPSHQVRAGDPVTLRCSVQVGSAPVTFIWLHNGKEVAQGPLLELRDIDVGHSGTYQCMATNQLGQDGHRVFRALSPELALEVTPGSPWVTAVAVNVCRALLFLLLLLAVIGGCHWWHHRAARKLQDRAPTGVPQPCPTSGSTSDQHGAVGTPRGTVGPXVTTMMGCDTEGTGGIDSPQGSLLPLHSTPRAPHSLSQSQGGTQCFSLLLYTK, encoded by the exons atggccgggaaggtggcgctgctcctgtggg cccagaccctcggcctCGCTG gtgcccagaccacccagctcctggtggagcccccctggaggccggcggtgctgtgggaccgggtgaccctgacctgccagggctcggggaccgccggtgccaccacctggtacaaggacgggcagcgctgggggcagcagggacgtGACCGCCTCAGTGTCACCAGGAGTGGCACCTACACATGTGGCAGACCCGGCACCAGGCGCAGCCCCCCCGTGACAATCTTAGATG ACccactggtgctgcaggtgccagcgcgggcactgctggagggggacacagtgacactgcgctgccggggccggcaAGAAAACCATCTCAGCAGGGTGCGATTTTACCAGGATGAGAAGGAGCTCAGGGGGTCCCTCAGGGGAACtgagatgtccctgtcccccctgcagctgcaccacagcgGCCGCTACAGCTGTGCAGGCTTGGTGGGGTCCTGGCAGTCCCGGTCAGcaccagtgacagtgacagtgcacg ggGTCCCGCCCtcgggggtgtccctgtcagcGCAGCCCCCCGGGGCACAGGTGGCACTCGGGGACAGCCTAGTGCTGAACTGCTCAGTGACCATGGGGACAggtcccctgtccttctcctggcaccGAGAGGGCTCGGGGGCACTGCCTGGCACCAGCCCCCACCTGGAGCTGCGCCACGTTGGGGACAATGACAGCGGCCAGTACCGGTGCCGGGTCAGTGACGGGGACAGCGTGGCCGAGAGTGACCCCCTGAATGTCACCGTCCTGG tgcccgtggccaatgccaccatcacccccAGTCCCCCATCACACCAGGTGCGTGCAGGTGACCCTGTGACCCTGCgctgctcagtgcaggtgggctcagcccctgtcaccttcaTCTGGCTGCACAACGGGAAGGAGGTGGCTCagggtcccctcctggagctcagggacatCGATGTGGGACATTCGGGCACCTACCAGTgcatggccaccaaccagctgggacaggacgggCACCGCGTGTTCCGGGcactcagcccagagctggccctggaggtgacacctgGCTCACCCTGGGTCACAG cagtggctgtgaaTGTCTGCAGGgccctcctgttcctgctcctgctcctggctgtcatCGGGGGCTGTCACTGGTGGCACCACCggg ctgccaggaagctCCAGGACAG GGCCCCCAcgggtgtcccccagccctgccccacctcAGGATCCACAAGTGACCAACACGGAGCTGTCGGGACCCCACGAGGGACAGTGGGAC CTGTGACTACAATGatgggctgtgacactgagggcactgggggcaTCGATTCCCCTCAGGggtctcttcttcctcttcacaGCACCCCA AGGGCTCCTCATTCCCTCTCCCAGAGCCAGGGGGGCACACAATGTTTTTCCCTCTTACTGTACACAAAATGA